In one Lolium rigidum isolate FL_2022 chromosome 3, APGP_CSIRO_Lrig_0.1, whole genome shotgun sequence genomic region, the following are encoded:
- the LOC124697827 gene encoding cell division control protein 48 homolog B-like produces MAVGSRVGGEPAGGWRAEEAVAGYRMALQALRELVVYPFLYARESRLLGLKWPRGLLLYGPPGTGKTSLVQAIVRECNAHLTTIDPTSVHKPHAGEGEKFLREAFAEAYSQASRGRPAIIFIDELDAICPRRDSRREQGSRIVAQLLTLMDGNKKSSKKLPHVAVVAATNRVDAIDTALRRPGRFDSEIEVSVPTVEERLQILKLHTKNLHLHESVDLQTIAGYCNGYTGANLKGLCREATLVAYRRLANSPGDEKMLTLLMEDWESARSQVKASMIRASTVSWDDIGGLKDLKKKLQQAVEWPIKHAAAFSRLGISPVRGVLLHGPPGCSKTTLAKAAAHASQASFFSLSGAELYSKYVGEGDALLRRTFQRARLSAPSIIFFDEADAIAPKRTGPDGDGNVTVGESLLSTLLTEMDGLELATGIIVLAATNRPKAIDAALLRPGRFDMLLYVPPPDVQGRHEILRIKTRKMKLGEDVDLGKIAERTELFTGADLEGLCREAGMLALREDLTAPSIDKAHFEAAVRSLKPSLTKAEVDQYTAAAIHGPSTRKH; encoded by the exons ATGGCCGTGGGGAGCAGAGTCGGCGGCGAGCCGGCGGGAGGTTGGCGGGCGGAGGAGGCCGTTGCCGGGTACCGCATGGCACTTCAAGCTCTCCGGGAGCTCGTCGTCTATCCCTTCCTCTACGCCCGCGAGTCCCGCCTGCTCGGGCTCAAG TGGCCCAGAGGATTGCTGCTCTACGGCCCCCCTGGCACCGGAAAG ACAAGCCTTGTCCAAGCCATCGTTCGGGAGTGCAACGCCCACCTGACAACGATCGA CCCGACCTCTGTGCATAAGCCTCATGCTGGAGAGGGCGAGAAGTTCCTGCGTGAAGCTTTCGCTGAAGCGTACTCTCAGGCATCACGGGGTAGGCCAGCCATCATTTTCATCGATGAATTGGATGCTATATGTCCGCGACGTGACAGTAG GAGAGAGCAAGGGTCCCGCATTGTTGCTCAGCTGCTAACTTTGATGGATGGAAACAAAAAGTCATCGAAGAAGCTTCCTCACGTAGCCGTTGTTGCGGCAACTAACAG GGTGGATGCTATTGATACAGCATTGAGAAGGCCGGGACGTTTTGACTCAGAGATAGAGGTCTCTGTTCCTACTGTAGAAGAAAGGCTGCAAATTCTTAAG CTTCATACCAAGAATCTACATCTTCATGAAAGTGTCGATCTTCAGACTATTGCTGGATACTGCAATGGTTACACTGGAGCTAATTTAAAAGGTCTATGTCGAGAAGCTACACTAGTTGCTTATCGTAGATTAGCAAACTCGCCTGGggatgagaagatgctcacactaCTCATGGAAGATTGGGAGTCTGCTAGATCTCAGGTCAAAGCAAGCATGATAAGAGCTTCAACTGTTTCATGGGATGATATAGGAGGTTTGAAAGATCTAAAG AAAAAGCTTCAGCAAGCTGTTGAGTGGCCCATCAAGCATGCTGCTGCATTTTCTAGACTAGGGATATCACCAGTTCGTGGTGTGCTTTTGCATGGTCCTCCAGGGTGCTCAAAGACCACCCTTGCCAAGGCTGCAGCACATGCTTCCCaggcttctttcttttctttgag TGGTGCAGAATTATACTCGAAGTATGTTGGAGAAGGTGATGCTTTGTTGCGAAGAACATTCCAGAGGGCACGTCTATCTGCTCCAAGCATTATATTTTTTGATGAGGCTGATGCAATTGCCCCTAAAAG AACTGGTCCTGATGGGGACGGCAATGTCACAGTAGGAGAAAGTCTCCTATCAACTTTGTTGACTGAAATGGATGGTTTAGAACTGGCCACG GGGATTATTGTTTTGGCTGCTACTAATCGTCCCAAGGCAATCGATGCAGCTCTTCTCCGTCCAGGGCGTTTTGACATG CTGTTGTATGTTCCGCCACCAGATGTGCAAGGTCGGCACGAGATACTACGCATCAAAACACGCAAGATGAAGTTAGGGGAGGATGTGGACCTTGGGAAGATAGCGGAGCGCACAGAGCTGTTCACCGGTGCTGACCTTGAAGGCCTGTGCAGGGAAGCAGGAATGTTGGCACTGAGGGAGGATCTGACAGCACCTTCGATAGACAAGGCTCACTTTGAGGCTGCAGTAAGGTCGCTAAAGCCATCCCTGACAAAAGCAGAAGTTGACCAGTACACAGCTGCTGCCATCCATGGTCCATCAACGAGGAAACATTAG